Genomic DNA from Paenibacillus donghaensis:
CTCTGGGGATGAATTAAAGTTATTATGTAAATTAATTCTAAGAGAAAAGCTTTGGTGTAAACTTCAAAGTGAGAATATGTTTGTGCACTTTGGTTTTGATTATTACATGTACATTGGAAGTAGGATGGAATGTAGTAGTTCTTTAGAATTTATAAGTAACTCAGGCCTATTTGTTGAATGTTACGAATCACCTTATTTAGAATAAGTATAGTATTTACTTTAAGCCACATAAGAGTGAAATATCTGCACGTGGCTTTTTATAGTTTTAGTATTAGCCTCAACAAGAGTGGATTTTACTTTCATGAATTAGTTGGTTTTCCATTTCTTGCTCAAATTCCTTTATTCAAAAGGGTGAAATAAAATAGAAAACGTTAAAAAATTACTTTGAAACTCAAATTGATTAATTACTGGAGTACCCAATCAAAAATGATGAAAGGTGATAATAGTGAACACTTTAAATCTCATGCTCCCATACAATTTTTTTGTTTTAAATTTGGTTAATATAACGTGGAGTGACATCTTGTTTGCAATTAAACAACGCTTTCTGACTTATGAAGCTGCAATTGAACATGCTATACATGTGATTAATAGAGAGGAACTACCCTCTAATGATGTCATAGAGTTGGCTTGTTTAGATAAAGAAGAAGATATTGATTTATATCTAGATAAGCTGTCGAGCTCAATCTCTGAAAAAGACTACAGTATGGCAAAAGAAAAAAATTTATATCTAATATTGAAGTGGGTGTTTGAAAATAAAAATAATTATTCAGATCCGCTTGAAGTGGTTGAATGTATTTATGCGGATTTTGACTACCCGGAGGAAATTTCTCGGTTTGTACGATATATGCCAACAAATCAGCCTATGCTTTATTCGTTAGAATTAAATATAGAACGATTATATAAGAATTGGAATGACTATTTGGAGAAACAAAAAAAGAGATATTCTGTTTCGGATTAAAAGGTAATAATACAATCAAATAGAAGCAGCAAGGTAGCGATTTTTCTATTATTGGAAGATCGCTATTTTGGCTATTGTGCAGGTTCGACAAAGAACTCATGAACGATAGCGGGCACGGCGGTGAAGATACTCTTTTATCTCAGTGATGCGCAGGCAGCGTCGAAGATCAGGAATATATAAATACAAAGATTGCTGAGAGTTAGATATCCCTATACTAAGTTTAGAAGAGGCAAAGGATATTAAAAAAAATACATCAAAAAGTATAGTATTCAGATCGCTAAGTACTTATTATGTTGGTAACTTAGCGGCTGGAAGAGGAATTCTTTCCAAACACACCTCCCCACACCGAGAATGGTCTTTACTAGAACAATGGCGTGCTGAATTAACAAGGCCGTTAGCCATAATTACTGCCATGGGAAATCTCCACGTAAAATTAAATGATTTGAAAGGTGGAATGCGTGTGATAATACCCAAGCTTAAAGGTATTGATTTTGTTGGAAACCCAGAAAAACAGACTAATTTTAATGTGAGAGCAACAGCTTACATTTCAGAAGAAAATGATAAGGGTGCAGACTGCTTTCATTTTCAAGTGATTTCATTAGAATTTCTAGCGAGATTTTTAAGTGAAAATAATGTTTTTGATGGAAGGGCGACATTCAATGTTAGTGAATTTGACCTAGATTTGTTGGAGCTAGAAATAAATAAGATTTTAAAGGATTGTATCCGCCCTACTTGGGATGAAGTGGCAAAGGCTATTAACCGATATTTGAGATGGGAATATGATAACATTCAATACTTTTCGAGTGAGGAGGTACAAAGAAGGGTAGACCTATCACAGAAGAGGCTGCAATCTCCAAACTGATGTCAAACAGGAACCGATGGAACTTACACTCTACAAACAAACGTTATGATTTTGTACTGAAAGGACGATCCCTACCCTTTTGCAGCCTTCATTACTGGGGAAGTCGTATACCTCAAACTTGTTTTATTTTTATACATAGATGCCCGTACTCATTTTTCCCGTACATGCACTTCTGGGCATTTACCCACATACAATAAAAGGACCATGAACCCGTAGTTCAAACTACAGGTCGGTTTCATTGTACATGTGCGGGAGGTGTCGCCAAGTTGCCAGGAATTATAAGCACGGTAGCGCTGCTGATCAAAGAACTGACACTGCTGGTATCCTACGTAAGGAACAACGCTTTTCCCCAGCCGCTCTCGGAGCAGGATGAAAGCAAATACTTAGGGATGCTGATTGAACATAACCTCAGGTTGGTGGCCCATATCGTCAAGACGTTATAAACAAACTCCAACGTAAAATTGTTATTTTTTCGGAACGGGTGTTGCTTAAAAAGGCGGGTAAACAGAAGCAGTTTGTGATCCTCAAAGAACAGTGAGTTAAATATTTTAGGCATAAAGGTTTTGGATTGGACAAGCTTACTCCTCGAATAGAGGCTTTTCTTTGGAACACAAAAAATCATACCCTGGTAGGATACGGTTTGTTATAATGAGGTTTGTACAACGGCATAAGGGCGGTCGGCTAATCTCCCGGAAGGGAGGTGATGCCCGTGGAGGTATACCAAGCGTTGACGCTAATGATTTCATTTGCGACACTGATTGTGTTGATCCTTTCATTCCACAAAAAGAAATAGACCGCCCCGACGAAGGATAACGGTCTATCTCTGGCCCATTCCGTAAGCTGCCGCTCTTAATGCGGATTGTACACGGGAGTCGTGTTGACGCACGGCTCCTTCTATATTCTTATCTTATCATAACAAGCAATATACCTCAAACTCTGTATTACTTAATTTATATTATACCGCAAGAAAATAAACATCGAAATATGGCTCAAAACCAAAATCAGCGGTTGCCCCCTAGTGAATGATGCCCGCTACGGGTTCGGAGGGTTCTTACGATCGCTGTTAAAGCCCGATTTCCTGATTGTTACCTGATTATAG
This window encodes:
- a CDS encoding DUF2247 family protein, giving the protein MLPYNFFVLNLVNITWSDILFAIKQRFLTYEAAIEHAIHVINREELPSNDVIELACLDKEEDIDLYLDKLSSSISEKDYSMAKEKNLYLILKWVFENKNNYSDPLEVVECIYADFDYPEEISRFVRYMPTNQPMLYSLELNIERLYKNWNDYLEKQKKRYSVSD
- a CDS encoding Imm8 family immunity protein — its product is MIIPKLKGIDFVGNPEKQTNFNVRATAYISEENDKGADCFHFQVISLEFLARFLSENNVFDGRATFNVSEFDLDLLELEINKILKDCIRPTWDEVAKAINRYLRWEYDNIQYFSSEEVQRRVDLSQKRLQSPN
- a CDS encoding putative holin-like toxin — protein: MPVEVYQALTLMISFATLIVLILSFHKKK